One window from the genome of Mastacembelus armatus chromosome 18, fMasArm1.2, whole genome shotgun sequence encodes:
- the zcchc4 gene encoding rRNA N(6)-adenosine-methyltransferase ZCCHC4, protein MAEADDESFALQLILPEGGKTAPCCPHGPTLLFEKVSKRGERGRRFYACSACRDRKDCNFFQWEDEKVSEARLLAREVKNQSKRPLLSQEEYHTRFTTFISLPLDEKKFCQDCQILLLPGEREAHASHRSTDVSAAQLRRPSALLRPLDNKKSNAQYLFTDRSSHFLLDTLSALGYTKLLCVGTPRLQELIKLRNLEQKHKPMKSLLLDIDFRYAQFYSQDEFCHYNMFNHHFFGGEPSSAVLQAFLTECDEEKVVMVADPPFGGLVKALANSFCLISRMWRKLQSSDGSNADMPMMWIFPYFFEPRILECLPSFSMLDYQVGYDNHPLYKHGKTGRKQSPVRLFTNISPKDIILPKEEGYRFCSVCERDVWCLNKHCAKCNVCPSKDGREWKHCSACQKCVKPSWRHCHSCGRCALPDHPCGLSQGKEGCFNCGSLQHKRKACPLKDTHRISSCPFSAKSGRSKNVSRHPLFKHKTKMRPGAACRAKKMATQSM, encoded by the exons ATGGCCGAGGCTGACGACGAAAGCTTTGCACTACAACTTATTCTTCCAGAGGGCGGCAAAACAGCGCCCTGTTGTCCGCATG GTCCAACCTTGCTGTTTGAGAAAGTTAGTaaaaggggagagagaggaaggagatttTATGCTTGTTCAGCCTGTAGAGACAGAAAAGATTGCAACTTTTTCCAGTGGGAAGATGAAAAG GTGTCAGAGGCCAGGCTATTGGCCAGAGAAGTAAAGAACCAGTCAAAGAGACCTCTGCTCAGCCAGGAAGAGTACCACACCAG GTTCACAACGTTTATTTCCCTCCCACTGGATGAGAAGAAATTCTGCCAGGATTGTCAGATTCTGCTTCTTCCAGGAGAGCGCGAGGCCCATGCCTCTCACAGGTCCACTGATGTCAGCGCAGCACAGCTGAGGAGGCCCAGTGCACTGCTGCGTCCTCTGGACAACAAGAAGAGCAATGCCCAGTACCTGTTCACTGACCGCAGCTCCCACTTTCTGCTGGACACTTTAAGTGCCCTGGGATACACCAAATTGCTGTGTGTGGGCACACCCAG ACTCCAGGAGCTGATCAAGTTGCGAAACCTGGAGCAAAAACATAAGCCAATGAAGAGTCTGCTGCTGGATATTGATTTCAG ATATGCTCAGTTCTACAGCCAGGATGAGTTCTGTCATTACAACATGTTCAATCATCACTTCTTTGGTGGAGAG CCCTCCAGTGCAGTCCTGCAGGCCTTCCTCACAGAGTGTGACGAGGAGAAGGTGGTGATGGTGGCTGACCCTCCATTTGGTGGCTTGGTGAAAGCTCTGGCTAACAGTTTCTGTCTGATCTCACGtatgtggaggaagctgcagaGCTCTG ACGGCAGCAATGCAGACATGCCCATGATGTGGATCTTTCCATATTTCTTTGAGCCTCGTATCCTGGAGTGTCTCCCCTCATTCTCCATGCTGGATTACCAG GTGGGCTATGACAACCATCCCCTGTATAAACATGGGAAGACAGGCAGGAAGCAGTCTCCTGTCCGACTGTTTACTAATATCTCTCCCAAAGACATCATCCTGCCCAAGGAGGAGGGCTACAG ATTTTGCTcggtgtgtgagagagatgtcTGGTGCCTCAACAAGCACTGTGCTAAATGCAATGTCTGCCCATCTAAG GATGGTCGTGAATGGAAACACTGCTCAGCATGTCAGAAATGTGTGAAACCAT CATGGAGACACTGTCATTCATGTGGCCGCTGTGCCCTCCCAGACCACCCATGTGGCCTCAGTCAAGGGAAGGAAGGCTGCTTTAACTGTGGCAGCCTGCAGCACAAACGCAAAGCCTGCCCtctcaaagacacacacaggatcagCAG CTGTCCATTCAGTGCCAAAAGTGGCAGAAGCAAAAACGTATCCCGCCATCCCCTCTTCAAGCACAAAACTAAGATGAGGCCTGGAGCAGCTTGCAGAGCAAAGAAAATGGCTACTCAGTCCATGTGA
- the LOC113125560 gene encoding tripartite motif-containing protein 14 has translation MYPGKNKVCELQAEACHRNTPCLHIPYKNICTRETDKQTYEMAEKESVSLGNEKSAVALSVQSGLMAPSAGAHSVLDGLSFTPLDSNSNRDVQPFPRSPKLQRKLAKAGQPSQEQLSRCLEELQAERSKTEAHIQSLKKRKADLSRSTEMMKQQVHECFENMRAILKRDEHAVMDSLDLDLKQTRTGLDQVLKNWKQHQDQVAKSISSTQRALTKSPAAEEDLKGHPENLSPKKPDASEKEIHLNEERFERLLKTLSSISRNLKVQLQRKTLLLDSSPVVIDRQTCHSQLKLTSEGRAVFFSGSVRPAPEHPLQFDKVCCALGSSPVMAGHSYWEVDVRCCSAWAVGVAYGSLQRKGRDKGAKLGRNRNSWCVELRNRNLSAWHNDRHVACHGVGQTQLGKVGVGVNYNKGQLTFYDADTMVVLHKFSAAMTPVFDRAHHQFTEPLYPAIRFLRPPENQIWPNHLEFCQLNSP, from the exons ATGTATCCTGGTAAAAATAAGGTGTGTGAGCTTCAGGCTGAAGCTTGTCACAGGAACACACCCTGTCTGCACATTCCTTACAAAAACATATGCACAAGGGAGACGGACAAGCAGACCTACG AAATGGCAGAAAAGGAATCAGTATCTCTTGGAAATGAAAAGTCAGCTGTGGCTCTGTCAGTCCAGAGTGGGCTCATGGCGCCCTCTGCAGGTGCCCATAGTGTGTTGGATGGACTGAGCTTCACTCCACTAGACTCCAACAGCAACAGGGATGTTCAGCCATTCCCACGATCGCCAAAACTGCAGAGGAAGCTTGCTAAAGCTGGGCAGCCCTCTCAG GAACAACTGTCCAGATGTTTGGAGGAGCTGCAGGCAGAGCGATCGAAAACTGAGGCCCATATCCAGTCTCTGAAGAAACGCAAAGCAGATCTCTCT AGGAGCACAGAGATGATGAAGCAGCAGGTCCATGAGTGCTTCGAGAACATGCGGGCCATCCTGAAGCGGGATGAGCATGCCGTGATGGATTCTCTGGATTTGGACCTTAAACAGACCAGAACCGGACTGGACCAGGTTCTGAAGAACTGGAAACAGCACCAGGACCAGGTCGCCAAGAGCATCAGCAGCACCCAGAGAGCACTGACCAAGAGCCCAGCAGCTGAGGAAGATTTGAAG GGTCACCCTGAGAATCTAAG TCCCAAGAAGCCAGATGCCTCTGAAAAGGAAATCCATCTCAATGAAGAAAGATTTGAGAGGCTTCTTAAAACATTGTCCTCCATCTCCAGAAACCTGAAGGTCCAGCTGCAGAGGAAGACTTTGCTGTTGG attcCTCCCCTGTGGTGATAGACAGGCAGACATGCCATAGTCAGCTCAAACTCACTTCAGAGGGACGGGCTGTGTTTTTCTCAGGCTCTGTCCGACCTGCACCAGAGCACCCCCTACAGTTTGATAAGGTGTGCTGTGCCCTAGGCTCATCTCCTGTCATGGCCGGTCACagttactgggaggtggacgTGCGCTGTTGCTCTGCCTGGGCAGTAGGTGTGGCCTACGGCAGCCTGCAGAGGAAGGGTCGGGACAAGGGCGCTAAACTGGGCCGGAACAGGAACTCATGGTGTGTGGAGCTCCGAAACAGGAATCTGTCGGCTTGGCACAATGACCGGCATGTGGCTTGTCACGGCGTTGGGCAAACTCAGCTTGGAAAAGTGGGAGTAGGGGTGAATTACAACAAGGGCCAGCTGACCTTTTATGACGCAGACACCATGGTTGTTCTGCATAAGTTCTCAGCAGCTATGACACCAGTGTTTGATAGGGCCCATCACCAGTTCACCGAACCCTTGTACCCTGCCATACGCTTCTTGAGACCCCCAGAGAACCAGATCTGGCCAAACCATTTGGAGTTCTGTCAGCTCAACAGTCCATGA